In Achromobacter pestifer, the DNA window TGTTCAACCCAACATCGGCATAGTCTCGCCCACGCCAATAACGGCCGTCAATTTGAGTCAGATATATCTAGACGGCAAGATCCGCGGAAGCCGCGAGGTTCCTGTTGGTGGCAATACAACCCTGGGCTTGGACGGCCAAGTGGCCTTCACATTGGCCACATTGATGAAGGTTTGGGATACGGGCGCCGGACGCTGGAATTTCGCGTCCAGCATCACGCTGCCCTATATCTGGACTAAGGTCGACGCCACCTTAACAGGGTCTCGTGGACGTAGCGGCAGCAACAGCGACACCGCCTCCAATCTGTTCGATATCTATATGACCCCGGTCATTGCTGGCTATCACTTCTCCCAGACCCAGCATATGGCGTTGAGCTTAAACATCTGGGCTCCCACGGGCAAATACGACCAAAACTCGCTGGCCAATCCCAGTCTGAACAATTGGACGTTTGTTCCACAAGCCGCATACACCGGAATTTTTCCAGAATCTGAGTTCCAGATTGATGCGGTAGCTAGCCTCCAGGTCTACACGCGCAACACCGCTACGGACTATCGCAATGCGCCAATCTTTGGCCTTGATGTCATGGGCCGGAAAATGTTCAAGAATGGCGTCGCAGCAGGCCTTGTCGTCGGCACTCAACAGCAGCTGGGCTCCGACAAGGGCCCCACCGCCGACCGTCTAAACGGCTTCAAGGGTAACGATTGGGCGGTTGGACCCATCGTGACTTATGACCGCAAGCTGGCAGACAGCCGCTCGTTATCCCTGGGACTGCGTTGGGTTCCTACTCTCAGCAGCCAGCGCCGGCTCGATAGCAGCTCCACTTTGATGGCAAGCGCCACACTGATCTTCTGAGGGTATGACAATGATTAAGAGACTCACGGCCGTGGCGGTGCTTTGCACGGCCGGTCAAGGCGTGTACGCACAATCAGCAGACGATGCCAACAAGAGCAACAATCCGCTCAACTTGGCGCCATCCCTCAACTTTCAGAATTACTACACGCCCAAGCTCTTCGGTACAAACGCGCATACCAATGACTTTCTCGTCCGACCCACGATTCCGATTGCCCCCGGCGATTTGATAGGCGTGCCGCAGATCCTGCGCTTCACGGCTCCAATCAGCACCCGCCCCGAGGCCGACGGGGGCTACAAGACTGGTCTTGGCGACGTCAGTGTTTTTGACATTCTGCTGCTGCAGCAGGGTACGGTCGACATTGGCGTCGGACCGTTGCTAACCGTACCCACCGCAACCAGTCGTGAGCTGGGTGCTGGAAAATGGTCCGGCGGACTTGCCGCGGTGGCCGTACATTCCAGCAAGGAAGGCCTGCTCGGTGGGTTGGTGCAGTGGCAGCATTCCTTTGCAGGGCAAAGCCAACGCGACACGGTGCATACCGCCACTTTGCAGCCATTCATCATCCGAAATATGCCGCAAGGCTGGTATCTGCGTTCGACCGGCACCTGGACCTTTGACCTGCAGAAGAACAACTACTACATCCCGGTGGGGCTTGGCGCAGGCAAAGCCTGGCGCTCAGGCACAAATATTTTCAATGCGTTCGTCGAGCCTCAGTGGACGGTGGCGCACAAAGGGGAAGGGCTACCTCAATTCACGATTTTCGCTGGAGTAAATATCACCTTCGGAAAATGAGGCGAGATATCTCTCGTTGCCCAGGCGGCCAATGTCCTGGGCGCTGTAGCGGTTTAGTGTCCCCACCTTTTCGCGTAATCGGAGTCGTCATGTCTGCTATTCAAAAGTTCAAGCCCGGCCTGGTCGGCATCGCCGTGCTTACCTTGAGCGCCTGCGCCAGCAACGCCCCTCAGTCAACTTACAAGATGACCACCCCGATACCGGAGCAGATCACCACACCTCAAAAAGTTCAAACGCGTATCGGGCAACTGGAGTTTTTCGACGGCGTTCCGACTCCGCAGACGGCAGCCAAGGTCTTCGACAATCTGGATTTCCTTCGCGGAGTGGAGGCCTTTCTCAACGGCATCCCCGGTGCGTCGCTCGTGGCCATCCGCAGCGGCTTGCGGGAAGCCGGAGCCGTGGGCAACACCATTGGCGTGTTTGAGACCCTGATGGATTCAAAGTCGCTCTTCCTGACAGCCAATACCGAGACCGTGTACTTCTGGAACTGGATGGATCTGAAGGATGGCCCCGTCGTCGTCGAGACGCCTCCAAACATCTTGGGCGTGGTTGACGACTTCTGGTTCCGCTACGTGGTGGATCTGGGTAATGCTGGGCCTGACAAGGGCAAGGGCGGAAAATACCTCTTCGTACCTCCTGGCTACCAAGGGGAATTGCCCACGCAGGGCTACTACATCGTGAAGTCACCTACTTACGGCAACCTGCTTTTCGGTCGGGCATTCATGAAGAATGGCGACCCAGCGCCCGGTGTGCAAAGCCTGAAAGCGGGACTCAAAGTCTATCCGTATGCCAGCGCTGGCGCGCCGGAACCCACGAAATTTGTGAATCTGTCTGGGCGCGTGATGAACACCATTCATGCCAATGACTACCGGTTCTATGAAGAAGTGAACCAGATCATCCAGGAAGAGCCCGCGGGCGTTTATGGGCCGGACATGACGGGACTGTTCACGGCGATCGGCATGGAAAAGGGAAAGCCGTTCGCGCCCGACGAGCGAATGAAGCGCATCCTGACTGAGGCGGTGGCGGTCGGTAATGCAACCGCTCGTGCGATTGACTTTACCAATCGAGATCCGGCGACTCGCATCTATCCCGACCGTCACTGGAACACACCCTTCGTAGGCGGCAGCTACGAATGGTTGAACAACGGTGCCCGCAACTTCGACGCGCGTACCATGTTCTTCTATGCTGCGACCGTCGACACGCCGGCAATGGCTGTGGCCATGCCCGGCATCGGCTCGCAATATGCCGCGGCCAATTTCGACGCGGCTGGGAAGCCTTTTGACGGCGGAAAGAACTATGTGCTGCGAGTGCCGGCTAGCGTCCCGGCAAAGGACTTCTGGTCAGTGGTGCTTTACGACACGCAAACACGTTCGATGCTGCAGACCGATCAACCGTTCCCCAGCCTTTCTAGCGAAAAGAA includes these proteins:
- a CDS encoding SphA family protein — protein: MFLRLKSLRKSSAFVLAVALISPPLASATEGALGRQITGTTVQPNIGIVSPTPITAVNLSQIYLDGKIRGSREVPVGGNTTLGLDGQVAFTLATLMKVWDTGAGRWNFASSITLPYIWTKVDATLTGSRGRSGSNSDTASNLFDIYMTPVIAGYHFSQTQHMALSLNIWAPTGKYDQNSLANPSLNNWTFVPQAAYTGIFPESEFQIDAVASLQVYTRNTATDYRNAPIFGLDVMGRKMFKNGVAAGLVVGTQQQLGSDKGPTADRLNGFKGNDWAVGPIVTYDRKLADSRSLSLGLRWVPTLSSQRRLDSSSTLMASATLIF
- a CDS encoding DUF1254 domain-containing protein: MSAIQKFKPGLVGIAVLTLSACASNAPQSTYKMTTPIPEQITTPQKVQTRIGQLEFFDGVPTPQTAAKVFDNLDFLRGVEAFLNGIPGASLVAIRSGLREAGAVGNTIGVFETLMDSKSLFLTANTETVYFWNWMDLKDGPVVVETPPNILGVVDDFWFRYVVDLGNAGPDKGKGGKYLFVPPGYQGELPTQGYYIVKSPTYGNLLFGRAFMKNGDPAPGVQSLKAGLKVYPYASAGAPEPTKFVNLSGRVMNTIHANDYRFYEEVNQIIQEEPAGVYGPDMTGLFTAIGMEKGKPFAPDERMKRILTEAVAVGNATARAIDFTNRDPATRIYPDRHWNTPFVGGSYEWLNNGARNFDARTMFFYAATVDTPAMAVAMPGIGSQYAAANFDAAGKPFDGGKNYVLRVPASVPAKDFWSVVLYDTQTRSMLQTDQPFPSLSSEKNLATNPDGSVDIYFGPKAPAGKESNWIQTIPGKSWLTIFRLYGPLQPWFDKSWKLNDIQQSQGR